In Nitrospira sp., a genomic segment contains:
- a CDS encoding metallopeptidase family protein, translating to MSPRKRTLTIPEPEFQALVQQALDGLPDEYAKLLTNVAVVVEEEPPPDVRTDLELEDGEDLLGLYQGLPIDKESFFQAGGQLPAKISIYRGPILRLCRTKQEVVQEVRDTVVHEIGHHFGFDDDEMPY from the coding sequence ATGTCGCCGCGGAAACGAACGTTGACCATACCCGAGCCGGAGTTTCAGGCCTTGGTCCAGCAGGCATTGGACGGCCTTCCGGACGAATACGCCAAGCTCCTCACCAATGTGGCCGTGGTGGTGGAAGAAGAGCCTCCGCCTGATGTCCGCACCGATCTGGAGTTGGAAGACGGCGAAGATCTTCTCGGCCTTTACCAAGGTCTCCCCATCGACAAAGAATCGTTCTTCCAGGCAGGCGGGCAACTGCCCGCCAAAATCTCCATCTATCGCGGACCGATTCTCAGGCTCTGTCGCACCAAGCAAGAAGTCGTGCAAGAAGTGCGCGATACGGTCGTGCACGAGATCGGTCATCATTTCGGGTTTGACGACGACGAGATGCCGTACTGA